The following proteins are encoded in a genomic region of Sebastes fasciatus isolate fSebFas1 chromosome 14, fSebFas1.pri, whole genome shotgun sequence:
- the LOC141781971 gene encoding olfactory receptor 6N2-like: MYIFIAALLLNSVVTSTTVYPKLLIDILSEKSIISYSACLLQCYIYYSFSASDFLLLAAMAYDRYVSICKPLQYPTIMSKTTVCIILFLSWLLPAVQIAFPTLLSANSKLCKFTLKAIFCNSSYYSIYCVTTAARSLADMFNIFTLILLPILFILFTYTRILIISYRSSGNVRTKAAETCTLHLILMNFYRYIIESILTD, translated from the coding sequence ATGTACATTTTCATTGCAGCTTTGCTACTGAACTCAGTCGTTACCAGCACTACTGTGTACCCAAAGTTGTTAATTGACATTTTATCCGAAAAATCGATCATATCATATTCCGCCTGTCTCTTacaatgttatatatattactCCTTTAGTGCTTCAGATTTCTTACTGTTGGCAGCCATGGCCTATGACAGGTATGTGTCTATATGTAAACCTCTGCAATATCCAACTATCATGAGCAAAACCACAGTGTGTATAATCCTGTTTCTTTCTTGGCTTCTTCCTGCTGTTCAGATTGCATTCCCAACATTACTGAGTGCTAATTCGAAACTGTGTAAATTCACTTTAAAAGCAATTTTTTGTAACAGTTCATATTACAGTATCTACTGTGTGACTACAGCAGCACGGTCTCTAGCTGATatgtttaatatatttactcTGATATTATTACCAATACTCTTCATACTTTTTACATATACCAGGATACTTATAATATCCTACCGAAGTTCTGGAAATGTAAGGACAAAAGCTGCAGAGACATGTACACTCCACCTG
- the LOC141781973 gene encoding olfactory receptor 6N2-like produces MDDELNITYITLGGYVEMGNYRYLYFFIMFIVYILAMTFSSTIVYLIGIHKNLHEPMYIFIAALLLNSIVYNTVMYPKLLSDFLSEKQIVSYSACLFQYFVYYTLSASDFFLLAAMAYDRFVSICKPLQYPTIMSQTTVSIILFLSWLVPVCEFGANTIAMSKNKLCNLNLKNVFCNNSIYKLFCVRSIALTVFDGFALLNMVLLPLLFILFTYARILIISYRSGKNVRKKAAQTCLPHLIVLICFSCLCAYDAIIIQLESDLHFIMTLQAFLYYPLFNPVIYGLKMKEIFKHLKRLFSQAKVK; encoded by the coding sequence ATGGATGATGAattaaatataacatatataactcTTGGTGGGTATGTGGAAATGGGAAACTATaggtatttgtatttttttattatgtttatagTATATATTCTAGCAATGACATTTAGTTCCACCATTGTGTACCTTATTGGGATACACAAGAACCTCCATGAGCCGATGTACATTTTCATTGCAGCGTTGCTACTGAACTCTATTGTTTACAACACTGTTATGTACCCAAAGTTGCTGAGTGACTTTTTATCTGAAAAACAGATTGTATCATATTCAGCCTGTCTCTTTCAATATTTTGTATATTACACCTTAAGTGCTTCAGATTTCTTCCTGTTGGCAGCCATGGCCTATGACAGGTTTGTGTCTATATGTAAACCTCTGCAATATCCAACTATCATGAGCCAAACCACAGTGAGTATTATCCTGTTTCTTTCTTGGCTTGTGCCTGTTTGTGAGTTCGGAGCCAATACAATAGCAATGAGTAAGAACAAACTCtgcaatttaaatttaaaaaacgttttttgtAACAATTCAATTTACAAACTCTTCTGTGTGAGGTCAATAGCACTAACTGTATTTGATGGGTTTGCTCTGCTAAACATGGTGCTGTTGCCTTTGCTCTTCATACTGTTTACATACGCAAGAATACTCATAATATCCTATCGAAGTGgtaaaaatgtcaggaaaaaagCTGCACAGACTTGTTTACCCCACCTGATAGTTTTAATCTGCTTTTCCTGTTTGTGTGCATATGATGCAATTATAATTCAACTGGAATCTGATTTACATTTCATAATGACTTTACAAGCGTTTTTGTATTATCCTCTCTTCAATCCAGTTATATATGGactaaaaatgaaagaaatcttTAAACACTTGAAGAGGTTGTTTAGTCAAGCCAAAGTAAAGTAA